A single Natrinema pellirubrum DSM 15624 DNA region contains:
- the proS gene encoding proline--tRNA ligase, with protein MSDESQELGITESKSHKPGEWYAEVVQKADLADYAPMGGFIVTKPRGYALWEAIQDSLDGWFKETGVDNVYFPMFIPESFLEREKDIVEGFDPEVAWVTQGGHDELEERLAVRPTSESIIAPFMADWTRSHRDLPMRLNQWCSVVRWEATETKPFFRTKEFMWQEGHTAHASNEGAWEEVWTRLGQYERVYEDVLAIPVLRGKKPEHDKFPGADTTTTVEALMPDGKSVQGATSHNLGQSFAEAFDISFVDEDEEEQTAYTTSWGLSWRALGALIMTHSDDQGLVLPPTVAPTQVVIVPIWQEDTKEEVLEYSEGIADDLEDAGFRVELDDRDERNPGFKFNEHELNGVPLRLEIGPYEVEDEEATLVHRPDNEETVEDRDGIVDAVDEHLEEIYDKLYEAAEETLEDNVREAHSPEEILGTIGKHGGYVKTPWCGDEACEEVIKEKIAAEIVMQPLEDEGGSSGGEVPEPDHDECGVCGDPADEIAYFAKSY; from the coding sequence ATGAGCGACGAGAGTCAGGAACTCGGCATCACCGAGTCGAAATCGCACAAGCCCGGCGAGTGGTACGCCGAGGTCGTCCAGAAGGCCGACCTCGCGGACTACGCACCGATGGGCGGCTTTATCGTCACCAAGCCCCGCGGCTACGCCCTCTGGGAGGCGATTCAGGACTCGCTCGACGGCTGGTTCAAGGAGACCGGTGTCGACAACGTCTACTTCCCGATGTTCATCCCCGAGAGCTTCCTCGAGCGGGAGAAAGACATCGTCGAAGGGTTCGACCCCGAGGTCGCGTGGGTGACCCAGGGCGGCCACGACGAACTCGAGGAACGCCTCGCCGTACGACCGACGAGCGAATCGATCATCGCGCCGTTTATGGCCGACTGGACGCGCAGCCACCGCGACCTCCCGATGCGGCTCAACCAGTGGTGTTCGGTCGTCCGGTGGGAGGCGACGGAGACGAAGCCGTTCTTCCGCACGAAGGAGTTCATGTGGCAGGAGGGCCACACCGCCCACGCCAGCAACGAGGGCGCGTGGGAGGAGGTCTGGACCCGACTCGGCCAGTACGAGCGCGTCTACGAGGACGTGCTGGCGATCCCGGTCCTGCGGGGCAAGAAGCCCGAACACGACAAGTTCCCCGGTGCGGACACCACGACGACCGTCGAGGCGCTGATGCCCGACGGCAAGTCCGTCCAAGGCGCGACCAGCCACAACCTCGGCCAGAGTTTCGCCGAAGCCTTCGACATCTCCTTCGTCGACGAGGACGAGGAGGAACAGACGGCCTACACCACCTCGTGGGGGCTCTCCTGGCGCGCGCTCGGGGCGCTCATCATGACCCACTCCGACGATCAGGGGCTAGTGCTGCCGCCGACGGTCGCGCCCACGCAGGTCGTCATCGTCCCGATCTGGCAGGAAGACACCAAGGAAGAGGTCCTCGAGTACTCCGAGGGGATCGCCGACGACCTCGAGGACGCCGGCTTCCGCGTCGAACTCGACGACCGAGACGAGCGCAATCCCGGATTCAAGTTCAACGAACACGAACTCAACGGGGTGCCGCTGCGGCTCGAGATCGGTCCCTACGAGGTCGAGGACGAGGAAGCCACGCTGGTCCACCGGCCGGACAACGAGGAGACCGTCGAGGACCGCGACGGGATCGTCGACGCCGTCGACGAGCATCTCGAGGAGATCTACGACAAACTCTACGAGGCCGCCGAGGAAACCCTCGAGGACAACGTCCGTGAGGCCCACAGCCCCGAGGAGATCCTCGGGACGATCGGGAAACACGGCGGCTACGTGAAGACGCCGTGGTGTGGCGACGAGGCCTGCGAGGAGGTTATCAAGGAGAAGATCGCCGCCGAGATCGTCATGCAACCCCTCGAGGACGAGGGCGGGTCGTCGGGCGGTGAAGTACCCGAACCCGACCACGACGAGTGTGGTGTCTGTGGCGATCCCGCCGACGAGATCGCCTACTTCGCGAAGTCGTACTGA
- the gltB gene encoding glutamate synthase large subunit, with amino-acid sequence MSQPHMESSTERSQGLADPADARSNCGVGVVMDLDGDGGHDIVADGLELLENLEHRGTTGAEKDTGDGAGIMLQTPDSFFESVLETDLPETYAVGSLFLPQDDQAREQLRDLAADTFDTYDLEVLEWRDVPTNNDDLGRTAVDSEPDVFQVVVAPEDDLSEDDFDRRLYVARRALENAVEDADIENKERFYVVSLDADTVVYKGLLKGVQVPAYYPDLTDERMESTFVMVHERFSTNTLGAWHLAHPYRNIIHNGEFNTIQGNINWMRARETDIESDVLSDLEAVKPIIDDPDQSDTASVDNALELLMQDGRDLAHALRMLVPEAWRGDDAMDPDRKDWYDFHASLVEPWDGPALVAATDGERVGAVLDRNGLRPCRYDVTIDNQLIMASEAGALETEPGKIEERGRLKPGQLFLADPEEGRVIPDEEVFDDLTDDRYGEWVDQEQVHLDDIRTTNDRSPQTEISALRDQQAAFGYTHDELENLIEPMTQKGKDPVGSMGDDTPLSVLTEFNRPLFSYFKQLFAQVTNPPLDYIREELVTSMESRLGFQRNLLDESPEHARQLVLDSPILTDAELESVRDCSANGITSATIDITYEPESDDLGADLEAAVERVREDVVDAIENGGHDVIVLSDRNVDEDRIAIPSLLATGGVHHHLVRNGLRNHVGLVVESADPRTVHHFATLVGYGAGAVNPYLAYQTIEDITAGPDGADTEVAIDAYVNAVEDGLLKIMAKMGISTVESYQGAQIFEAVGLDSDLVEEYFEGTENRTEGIGLAEIEEDLRERHATAFGDDGEESDLDRHGEFEHRSGGIHHQWNPDTVGALQQAVRSNDYERYQEFAAKINDQQTNLQTLRGLLEFDSDRDPIPVEEVEPIKDIVQRFSTAAMSLGSLSPEAHENNSIAMNRLGAKSNSGEGGEPPERFNTERECNVKQVASGRFGVTSTYLSNADELQIKMAQGSKPGEGGHLPGSKVNEMIAHVRKSTPGVGLISPPPLHDIYSIEDLKQLIFDLKAANETADINVKLVSEAGIGTVAAGVAKANADVVHISGHDGGTGASPKTSIKSAGLPWELGLAEANQMLCRTGLRDRIRVSADGGMKTGRDVAVAALLGAEEYIFGTASLVTGGCVMARQCHKNTCPVGVATQREDLRKRFPGEPEHVINYMTFIAQELREIMAELGYETIDEMIGQVDALEQRDDVDHPKARNVDLSEVLADPGSEVRRKIREQDHELEDQLDRDLIAAAADAIEDQEPVSLETEVTNVDRTVGAMLSNRITDRYGEPGLPEDTITVDAEGTAGQSFGAFLASGVSMHLDGSANDYVGKGLSGGKLTIRTPETAAYDPTENVSIGNVALYGATDGQLYVNGVAGERFAVRNSGAKAVVEGVGDHGCEYMTGGVVAVLGETGKNFAAGMSGGVAYVYDPDDEFEAKANTGMVSLHDDLEEKDERMLRRLVENHVAYTGSERGKLLLENWERALEAFVKVMPEAYYEAITEQGSDDVRNELPGEPEAAAAAESASFAASDD; translated from the coding sequence ATGTCACAGCCACATATGGAGTCATCCACCGAGCGTTCACAGGGGCTCGCCGACCCCGCGGACGCGCGGTCGAACTGCGGCGTCGGTGTCGTCATGGATCTCGATGGGGACGGGGGCCACGACATCGTCGCCGACGGACTCGAACTGCTCGAAAACCTCGAACACCGCGGGACGACCGGCGCGGAGAAAGACACCGGCGACGGAGCCGGCATCATGCTCCAGACGCCCGATTCGTTCTTCGAGAGCGTTCTCGAGACCGATCTCCCCGAGACCTACGCCGTCGGCTCGCTCTTTCTGCCACAGGACGACCAAGCGCGCGAGCAACTCCGCGATCTCGCTGCCGACACCTTCGACACCTACGATCTCGAGGTGCTGGAGTGGCGCGACGTGCCGACGAACAACGACGATCTCGGCCGGACGGCCGTCGACTCGGAACCCGACGTTTTCCAGGTCGTCGTCGCACCCGAGGACGATCTCTCCGAGGACGACTTCGACCGCCGGCTCTACGTCGCTCGACGCGCGCTGGAAAACGCCGTCGAGGACGCCGACATCGAGAACAAAGAGCGGTTCTACGTCGTTTCGCTGGATGCTGATACCGTCGTCTACAAGGGGCTGCTCAAGGGCGTCCAGGTCCCCGCCTACTACCCCGATCTCACCGACGAGCGGATGGAATCGACGTTCGTGATGGTCCACGAGCGGTTCTCGACGAACACGCTCGGCGCGTGGCACCTCGCACATCCGTACCGCAACATCATCCACAACGGCGAGTTCAACACCATTCAGGGTAACATCAACTGGATGCGGGCCCGCGAGACCGACATCGAGAGCGACGTCCTCTCCGATCTCGAGGCGGTCAAGCCGATCATCGACGATCCCGACCAGTCCGACACCGCAAGCGTCGACAACGCCCTCGAACTGCTGATGCAGGACGGCCGCGACCTCGCACACGCCCTGCGAATGCTCGTTCCCGAGGCCTGGCGGGGCGACGACGCGATGGATCCCGATCGGAAGGACTGGTACGACTTCCACGCGTCGCTGGTCGAACCGTGGGACGGCCCCGCGCTCGTGGCGGCGACCGACGGCGAACGCGTCGGCGCAGTCCTCGACCGTAACGGACTGCGCCCGTGCCGGTACGACGTCACGATCGACAACCAGCTCATCATGGCCAGCGAGGCCGGCGCGCTCGAGACTGAGCCCGGGAAAATCGAAGAACGTGGCCGTCTCAAGCCCGGCCAGCTCTTCCTCGCCGACCCCGAGGAGGGGCGGGTCATCCCCGACGAGGAAGTCTTCGACGACCTCACCGACGACCGATACGGCGAGTGGGTCGACCAGGAACAGGTCCATCTGGACGACATTCGGACCACGAACGACCGTTCGCCACAGACGGAAATCTCGGCACTGCGCGACCAACAGGCCGCGTTCGGCTACACGCACGACGAACTCGAGAACCTGATCGAGCCGATGACCCAGAAGGGGAAAGACCCCGTCGGCTCGATGGGCGACGACACGCCGCTGTCGGTGCTGACCGAGTTCAACCGACCGCTGTTTTCCTACTTCAAACAGCTGTTCGCACAGGTTACGAACCCGCCGCTCGATTATATCCGCGAGGAACTCGTCACCTCGATGGAGTCGCGGCTGGGCTTCCAGCGCAACCTGTTAGACGAATCGCCCGAACACGCCCGCCAGCTCGTGCTGGATTCGCCGATCCTGACCGACGCCGAACTCGAGTCGGTCCGTGACTGTTCGGCAAACGGGATCACGTCCGCGACGATCGATATCACCTACGAGCCCGAGAGCGACGACCTCGGCGCGGACCTCGAGGCCGCGGTCGAGCGCGTCCGCGAGGACGTCGTCGACGCGATCGAGAACGGTGGCCACGACGTCATCGTCCTCTCGGACCGCAACGTCGACGAGGACCGGATCGCGATCCCGAGCCTGCTGGCGACCGGCGGCGTCCACCACCACCTGGTGCGCAACGGCCTGCGCAATCACGTCGGCCTCGTCGTCGAATCGGCCGATCCGCGGACCGTCCATCACTTCGCGACGCTGGTCGGCTACGGTGCCGGCGCGGTTAACCCGTACCTCGCCTACCAGACGATCGAGGACATCACCGCCGGTCCCGACGGCGCCGACACCGAGGTCGCCATTGACGCCTACGTCAACGCCGTCGAGGACGGCCTCCTGAAGATCATGGCCAAGATGGGGATCTCGACCGTCGAGAGCTACCAGGGCGCCCAGATCTTCGAGGCCGTCGGCCTCGATTCCGACCTCGTCGAGGAGTACTTCGAGGGCACCGAGAACCGTACCGAGGGGATCGGCCTCGCCGAGATCGAGGAGGACCTCCGCGAGCGCCACGCGACCGCCTTCGGCGACGACGGCGAGGAGTCCGACCTCGACCGCCACGGCGAGTTCGAACACCGCTCGGGCGGCATCCACCACCAGTGGAACCCCGACACCGTCGGCGCGCTCCAGCAGGCCGTCCGCTCGAACGACTACGAGCGCTACCAGGAGTTCGCCGCAAAGATAAACGACCAACAGACGAACCTCCAGACCCTGCGTGGCCTCCTCGAGTTCGACTCCGACCGTGATCCGATCCCGGTCGAGGAGGTCGAGCCGATCAAGGACATCGTCCAGCGATTCTCGACCGCCGCGATGTCGCTTGGCTCGCTCTCGCCGGAGGCCCACGAGAACAACTCGATCGCGATGAACCGGCTCGGCGCCAAGAGCAACTCGGGCGAGGGCGGCGAGCCGCCCGAACGGTTCAACACCGAACGCGAGTGTAACGTCAAACAGGTCGCCTCCGGCCGGTTCGGCGTTACGTCGACGTATCTCTCGAACGCCGACGAGCTACAGATCAAGATGGCCCAAGGCTCCAAGCCCGGCGAGGGCGGCCATCTCCCCGGCTCGAAGGTCAACGAGATGATCGCCCACGTCCGCAAGTCCACGCCCGGCGTGGGGCTGATCTCGCCGCCGCCGCTGCACGACATCTACTCGATCGAGGACCTCAAACAGCTGATATTCGATCTCAAGGCCGCCAACGAGACGGCCGACATCAACGTCAAACTCGTCTCCGAGGCCGGCATCGGGACGGTCGCGGCGGGCGTCGCGAAGGCAAACGCCGACGTGGTCCACATCTCCGGTCACGACGGCGGGACCGGTGCCTCGCCCAAGACGTCGATCAAGAGCGCCGGCCTCCCGTGGGAACTCGGCCTCGCGGAGGCCAACCAGATGCTCTGTCGGACCGGCCTCCGGGACCGCATCCGCGTCTCCGCCGACGGCGGGATGAAGACCGGGCGCGACGTCGCCGTCGCCGCTCTGCTGGGCGCCGAGGAGTACATCTTCGGCACCGCCTCGCTGGTCACCGGCGGCTGTGTCATGGCCCGGCAGTGTCACAAGAACACCTGTCCGGTCGGCGTCGCTACCCAGCGCGAGGACCTGCGCAAGCGGTTCCCCGGCGAGCCCGAACACGTCATCAACTACATGACCTTCATCGCGCAGGAACTGCGTGAGATCATGGCCGAACTCGGCTACGAGACGATCGACGAGATGATCGGCCAGGTCGACGCCTTGGAGCAGCGCGACGACGTCGACCACCCGAAGGCCCGCAACGTCGACCTCTCGGAGGTGCTTGCCGACCCCGGCAGCGAGGTCCGACGCAAGATCCGCGAGCAGGACCACGAACTCGAGGACCAGCTCGACCGCGATCTCATCGCCGCCGCGGCCGACGCCATCGAGGACCAGGAGCCGGTCAGCCTCGAGACCGAGGTTACCAACGTCGACCGCACCGTCGGCGCGATGCTCTCGAACCGGATCACCGACCGCTACGGCGAGCCCGGCCTCCCCGAGGACACCATCACCGTCGACGCGGAAGGGACCGCCGGCCAGAGCTTCGGCGCGTTCCTGGCAAGCGGCGTCTCGATGCACTTAGACGGCAGCGCCAACGACTACGTCGGCAAGGGCCTGTCCGGTGGCAAGCTCACGATTCGAACGCCCGAGACCGCCGCCTACGACCCGACCGAGAACGTCTCGATCGGCAACGTCGCGCTCTACGGCGCGACCGACGGCCAGCTGTACGTCAACGGCGTCGCCGGCGAGCGCTTCGCCGTCCGTAACTCCGGCGCCAAGGCCGTCGTCGAAGGCGTCGGCGACCACGGCTGTGAGTACATGACCGGCGGCGTCGTCGCCGTGCTGGGGGAGACGGGCAAGAACTTCGCCGCGGGGATGAGTGGGGGCGTCGCCTACGTCTACGACCCCGACGACGAGTTCGAAGCCAAGGCCAACACTGGCATGGTCTCGCTCCATGACGACCTCGAGGAGAAAGACGAGCGGATGCTCCGTCGACTCGTCGAGAACCACGTCGCCTACACCGGCTCCGAGCGGGGTAAACTCCTGCTCGAGAACTGGGAGCGCGCGCTCGAGGCCTTCGTGAAGGTCATGCCCGAGGCCTACTACGAGGCGATCACCGAACAGGGCAGCGACGACGTGCGCAACGAACTGCCCGGCGAACCCGAGGCCGCGGCCGCGGCCGAATCGGCCAGCTTCGCGGCGAGCGACGACTGA
- a CDS encoding class I SAM-dependent methyltransferase, with protein sequence MVDREDVRCAYDEITTTYTSERVATYDESESAALEALFDSVPDGCRLLDAGCGQGTPALEYALDPSNECDPELAVGLDLSRGQLETAMRLVPDAALCQGEMSQLPFAADTFDTVTALYSLIHVPIDDHQTAIEAFERVLKPGGRLLLTEGWTEWTGSNPNWLESGTEMQWHMAGAKATREQLESAGFELVTTGEFTDALADEEDARFPYFHARLAE encoded by the coding sequence ATGGTCGACAGGGAAGACGTCCGCTGTGCGTACGACGAAATCACGACGACGTACACGAGCGAGCGAGTCGCGACGTACGACGAGTCCGAGTCGGCAGCGCTCGAGGCGCTGTTCGATTCGGTGCCGGACGGGTGTCGCCTCCTCGATGCCGGCTGCGGACAAGGAACCCCGGCGCTCGAGTACGCCCTCGACCCCTCGAACGAGTGCGACCCGGAGCTAGCCGTCGGGCTCGACCTCTCGCGGGGACAACTCGAGACGGCGATGCGGCTCGTTCCCGACGCGGCGTTGTGTCAGGGAGAGATGAGTCAGCTGCCGTTCGCTGCGGACACGTTTGACACCGTCACGGCACTGTATTCGCTGATTCACGTCCCGATCGACGACCATCAGACGGCGATCGAGGCGTTCGAACGCGTTCTCAAACCCGGCGGACGGCTCCTCCTCACGGAAGGGTGGACCGAATGGACCGGTTCGAACCCGAACTGGCTCGAGAGCGGGACCGAGATGCAGTGGCACATGGCCGGGGCGAAAGCGACACGTGAGCAGCTCGAATCGGCCGGGTTCGAACTGGTCACGACGGGGGAGTTCACTGACGCGCTCGCCGACGAGGAGGACGCTCGGTTCCCGTATTTCCACGCGCGGCTGGCGGAGTGA
- a CDS encoding peroxidase-related enzyme (This protein belongs to a clade of uncharacterized proteins related to peroxidases such as the alkylhydroperoxidase AhpD.), whose amino-acid sequence MANSDTDSTAEPTTELDDDAMAQFPVPAFDDLPADLRERIAEETEEAGFTPNVFSAFAYKPSHFRAFFAFHDALVEDTALEREEIEMIVVAVSGVNHCYYCNVAHGALVRIYAEDPHLADQLVANYRTADINDAHRTMLDVAVKLTERPTEVGPADLEALREAGFSEEAIWDIGAVTAYYNMERVIE is encoded by the coding sequence ATGGCCAATTCCGACACTGACTCGACGGCCGAACCGACAACGGAACTCGATGATGACGCGATGGCTCAGTTCCCGGTTCCCGCGTTCGACGACCTCCCTGCGGACCTGCGGGAGCGAATCGCCGAGGAGACCGAGGAAGCCGGGTTCACGCCCAACGTGTTCTCGGCGTTCGCGTACAAGCCCTCGCACTTCCGGGCCTTTTTCGCGTTCCACGACGCGCTCGTCGAGGACACCGCCTTAGAGCGCGAGGAGATCGAAATGATCGTCGTCGCCGTCTCCGGCGTCAATCACTGCTACTACTGTAACGTCGCCCACGGCGCGCTTGTACGGATCTACGCCGAGGACCCGCACCTCGCGGATCAGCTGGTCGCGAACTACCGGACCGCGGACATCAACGACGCCCACCGAACGATGCTCGACGTCGCCGTGAAGCTGACCGAGCGGCCGACCGAAGTCGGGCCCGCCGACCTCGAGGCGTTACGGGAGGCCGGCTTCAGCGAGGAGGCGATCTGGGACATCGGAGCCGTCACGGCCTACTACAACATGGAGCGTGTCATAGAATAG
- a CDS encoding GIY-YIG nuclease family protein produces MGGTYVLVIEATRAATIEVGALGEREFAAGAYAYIGSAFGPGGFSRVDRHRELAAGDRETRHWHVDYLLGHPATRLETVITFPDADRECELAAGLPGEPVDGFGASDCDCKAHLLAVPDAATVRTAAVDAGGVADQ; encoded by the coding sequence ATGGGCGGCACGTACGTTCTCGTAATCGAGGCGACGCGAGCGGCGACCATCGAGGTCGGGGCGCTGGGCGAGCGGGAATTTGCCGCGGGCGCGTATGCGTACATCGGGTCGGCGTTCGGCCCCGGCGGCTTCAGCCGGGTCGATCGCCACCGCGAACTGGCCGCCGGCGACCGCGAGACGCGCCACTGGCACGTCGATTACCTGCTCGGCCATCCCGCGACGCGACTCGAGACCGTGATCACGTTCCCCGATGCCGATCGGGAGTGCGAACTGGCGGCCGGGTTGCCGGGGGAGCCGGTCGACGGGTTCGGCGCGTCGGACTGTGACTGCAAGGCACACCTCCTCGCGGTTCCCGACGCGGCGACGGTTCGAACCGCCGCAGTCGACGCAGGCGGCGTCGCCGACCAGTAA
- a CDS encoding RAD55 family ATPase — translation MSDQLWTDRAREYPLECDHCHYPIPGEPEADEDGRYCSAACREAAGDGATMPDPDAYKRVMTGVEPLDSLVPDGIPADSLLLLSGDEGTRRAELGTELVWRALERGEPAVVCSVANPPTATLERFYENGWNVLPALERDRLRIVDCFTHRLDDRDEFRAGRNEWATFLGEAAADAVVEVEAPSDRREVANGLHRALDDLEMTETGLVTIDSLDELESLSGSGLVHDFVKDVRATVCMARFVPIVAAATTAGQAAYPETERVFDGIVDLRLRDGGAAETRHKQLAVRKLTGAAFLPQWVTYDYEPARGLFASGPNTDTRQARDLGNGSTQSAQRR, via the coding sequence ATGTCCGACCAGCTCTGGACCGATCGCGCCCGGGAGTACCCCCTCGAGTGCGATCACTGCCACTATCCGATCCCCGGCGAGCCCGAAGCGGACGAGGACGGCCGCTACTGTTCGGCCGCCTGCCGCGAGGCCGCTGGCGACGGCGCGACGATGCCAGACCCCGATGCCTACAAGCGGGTGATGACAGGGGTCGAACCGCTGGACTCGCTGGTTCCGGACGGGATCCCGGCCGACTCGTTGCTCCTCCTGTCGGGCGATGAGGGCACCCGCCGGGCCGAACTCGGGACCGAACTCGTCTGGCGCGCCCTCGAGCGGGGCGAACCCGCGGTCGTCTGTTCTGTCGCGAACCCGCCGACGGCGACGCTCGAGCGCTTCTACGAGAACGGCTGGAACGTCCTGCCGGCGCTGGAGCGCGACCGCCTGCGGATCGTCGACTGTTTCACCCATCGGCTCGACGACCGCGACGAGTTTCGCGCCGGGCGAAACGAGTGGGCGACCTTTCTCGGCGAGGCCGCCGCCGACGCGGTCGTCGAGGTCGAGGCTCCGAGCGACCGCCGCGAGGTGGCAAACGGGCTTCACCGGGCGCTCGACGACCTCGAGATGACCGAGACGGGGCTGGTGACGATCGACTCGCTGGACGAACTCGAGTCGCTTTCGGGTTCCGGGCTCGTCCACGACTTCGTGAAAGACGTTCGAGCGACGGTCTGTATGGCCCGGTTCGTCCCGATCGTCGCCGCAGCCACGACGGCGGGGCAGGCGGCGTATCCCGAAACCGAGCGGGTCTTCGACGGGATCGTCGACCTGCGGCTGCGCGATGGGGGCGCGGCGGAGACCCGGCACAAACAGCTCGCGGTCCGGAAACTGACCGGGGCGGCGTTTCTCCCCCAGTGGGTAACGTACGACTACGAGCCCGCCCGCGGGCTGTTCGCGTCCGGCCCGAACACGGACACTCGACAGGCCCGCGACCTCGGGAACGGGTCCACCCAATCGGCCCAGCGCCGGTAG
- a CDS encoding NAD-dependent epimerase/dehydratase family protein, producing the protein MDDALVIGGTRFIGRHLVAELLDHDYDVTLFTRGTRENPFADDDRVAHVEGDRTNDTALEAAATTVDPDAVFDCVAYHPKDVRAATRIFADCEAYVYVSSGAAYGREEIPKREGETPLHECTPDQATDDSFKTYGNRKAEGDRAAFAAADDGVPAMVVRPPIVYGPHDYTERLNWWVDRVNHFDRVVVPGDGTNLRHLVYVEDVAAALRIVAERGEPGEAYNVGDRRLVPLEELVERLADALETDVEIVHAGPRELAAGEISLEDYPLYRSYPHVLSTAKLAGLGWESTPLEDSLARTVDDHLESDRDGDDNGPDREAEERVLAILETL; encoded by the coding sequence ATGGACGACGCCTTAGTCATCGGCGGCACGCGCTTTATCGGCCGCCACCTCGTCGCGGAACTACTCGATCACGACTACGACGTGACCCTGTTCACGCGGGGTACCCGCGAGAACCCCTTCGCGGACGACGACCGCGTCGCCCACGTCGAGGGCGACCGGACGAACGACACGGCCCTCGAGGCGGCCGCAACGACCGTCGACCCTGACGCCGTCTTCGACTGCGTGGCCTACCACCCGAAGGACGTCCGGGCCGCCACCCGGATCTTCGCGGACTGTGAGGCCTACGTTTACGTCTCGAGCGGCGCGGCCTACGGCCGCGAGGAGATCCCCAAGCGGGAGGGCGAGACGCCGTTACACGAGTGTACGCCCGACCAAGCGACTGACGATAGCTTCAAGACCTACGGGAATCGAAAGGCCGAGGGCGACCGGGCGGCGTTCGCGGCGGCCGACGACGGCGTGCCTGCGATGGTCGTCCGGCCGCCGATCGTTTACGGCCCCCACGACTACACCGAACGACTGAACTGGTGGGTCGATCGCGTGAACCACTTCGACCGCGTCGTCGTCCCCGGCGACGGAACGAACCTCCGCCATCTCGTCTACGTCGAGGACGTGGCCGCCGCGCTGCGGATCGTCGCCGAACGCGGCGAGCCCGGCGAGGCCTACAACGTCGGCGACCGGCGGCTCGTCCCGCTCGAGGAACTGGTCGAGCGACTTGCCGACGCGCTCGAGACCGACGTCGAGATCGTCCACGCCGGGCCGCGCGAACTCGCAGCCGGCGAGATCTCCCTCGAGGACTACCCGCTCTATCGGTCCTATCCGCACGTCCTCTCGACGGCGAAACTCGCCGGGCTGGGCTGGGAATCGACGCCGCTCGAGGACTCGCTGGCCCGGACGGTCGACGATCACCTCGAGAGCGATCGGGACGGCGACGACAACGGACCGGACCGCGAGGCCGAGGAGCGGGTGCTGGCGATCCTCGAGACGCTTTAG